Below is a genomic region from Henckelia pumila isolate YLH828 chromosome 3, ASM3356847v2, whole genome shotgun sequence.
TAGAGATCGCCTTAgacaagagagagagagagagaagaaggggggggggggggggggggggggccccCGCCGGCAGTCGAGGGCCGCCTACTGCCTAGGCAGCCGTCTCGACCGCCATTTATAACACTGTTTTTTGTGTATGCTAATATGGTAACTGCAAATTAGCATGGATATTACTTGACTAGCAGTAGTTGTTGGAATGCTTTTTATGTTAAAAGGGTTCTATGATATTGAATAAATTATAGCTTTCACTCATATAATTTTGCTTGCCATGTGTTCCTGCTATTGGTTCATATCGGTTCCACCGACTGACCAATATCATATTTGGGGGCCATAAACAAATTGTGCTATTGAGTCATCAATAACTGCAAGCTTATTGGTTCGTAAAATCAAACATGAGCTGATTGTGCTTCAGCAATTTTCATGCTTCTCGTGTTGTAATATAGAGATGAGGTGTATGTACCTTGACAAATCACTGAGCTGAATTGAAGAAATATATTGCTACCTTCCTTCGATTGTAAACTCAACACTCTTTGCTACGCAGGTTTTAACACTGGAgacattgatttatttaaaattgGGTTTAGCCAAAAACTTTACAATGATAGGATTATAGCTATAGAAAACAACTACAGATGGAATATGTTATCGTGAACTCATTGGTTAGTTTAATTATGATGTCCATTGACATATTAAAACCTAAAACTTGCATTTCAGAAATATGCACGTGTCTGTGACAAGCATGCACTGCAGCATGTGGTTTCACCTAGTTGCGTGATATGGATCAAGACATTATTTGACCTTTGTTAATGCAGATACAAGTCAGTGAAGATGCCCTTGTCAATTTCAAGAGCGAACTTGCCGTCATGGAACTTGAGATTCAAGTACATATTCCAATAACTGCTTCAATGTTCTAATATAGTTCCCAGAGACATTATGTTGTCCATATTTGGAATCAATGGTCTTTGACTTGCAGGCTTTGATTGGTTTAGCACAAGAAATTGCGAATTATACTATTCCAGATGGGTCAAGGAAGATTAATGGAAAGTACATTCAGTCTCACCTTCTTTCTCGGCTAGAAGGTATAGGCTATACATGGAAGTTTATAGATTGATGTTCTTAAAGATTAGCTAGATCGAAAACTTTTCTCcatgaaaagaaagaagaaaaagaaaagaaatcgtttaattaattatttgcgCTTTAAAATGTTTTTAGGTTGTCTGGTTTGGCTTTTGcagatttttaagcatttaaaaAGCTGAAATTAGAGTTTTAGTAAAAGTGATAAATTAGAGCTTTGGTTCTTTTACATCAGTTGCACTCTTCTTTTCCCATGTGACAGATAAGAATTGAAGGTTATGGCTTAAAGCACTAGGATGTTCCGGGATGTCTCAACTTTATAAACTCTTTTTGTTAAAGTTGAATCATAATGTGTGTTACTTTAGTTAACTCTATATTATCACCATAAACGGAGTGCtaatggaaaaaaaattgatgcCCTAGAACGGCTAAAAAATTGAATTACTGTCGGCTTTTTTCTTGCCTTTGGCAATACATCGGCTATTAGAAGGCCTGTTTTGGTGACTATGTGCTCTCTGGTTTCCTTTAAATGCGGTTTATGAAAAAGCTGTCCAAGAAAAAATGGAGGAACAGATCAAGGATGTGGACACTGCACAGTTGCAAGAGGTTCCTTTGTTCTGGTCTGGCATGGCAGAAGTAAGTTAATGAAGAATTTACCAACTTTAAAACTTAAATGTGCTTATCTTAAAGGATTTGATTTTATAATTGTTTTAATTACATGGATAGACATAAGCTGTCAagaaaaaattatcaatgaCATTTCTAAATTATCGAATTTATCTGATTATAAATTTTGTGCAAAAGATCTACGTCGTTAGTATGATTTATCAAGGCTTTAAACATGTGTGCAGAGGCCTCAGTAATTTCCAGAGTAGAAACTCATTATCCCCGACACTACACAAAGTAGGTTGGTGTGTCTAGGACACAATCAGACTATCTGATATGGACTTATGCCTGCTTCAGATAACAGATTTCATTATCAAGATTTTGCTACTGATTTTACGCAGAAAGGATTCAGTGTAACTCCTGTCACAAAACTCTTATTGAAATTACCGGTTCTCTGAAGGTCATCTAACGACGGTGACCTAAGACACGAAACCAACTGTTAGAGGGCATCGTGTTTACCCCTGAAACCCATCTGACGCTCAAGTAAGCAATGAGGAATACAATTGTTTGGGGGTAAAAAATAGTGCATGTGAATTTTAAGGCAGGATGTTAGATAAATTTTACTTGTATCGTACCTGGTTTATTGCAGAAGTTGAAGATTCAACATATTTTAGAGACATGATATTATCTACCTCAATTAGATATATTTCCAAAGTACAGTTTGACCTTCCGTGCTTTTTGTGGATGTTCCTTGGTTGCTTAAATTCATGATACAATTAGATTCCCCAAGATTTTCAGAAATGATCCATGTTTACCTGGACTGATGTCCAATTGACATCCCTGTATACAAAAACTGCAAAAGTGCTTGCCAATCTAAGGTACAATCTCAGCTCAGTAGTTGGGGTCTTGGTCAATGTATTGCATTACCCTGAGGACTCTGAGATGCTCGATCATATAATCTTAACCGAGTGAGTGATTGTTGGCTAATGTGCACCAATAGATGTATAATTATTTATGGACATGGGCATGTGAGTGATCAGATTCATTCCTAAGTATATCAAGCATAGTAGGGAAGTCCACTATGTCTATTGATATATTTTGCATCTCAGATTGCAGAAATTCGACATATCAAAGGTAGTGAGAGTTAATCAATATATTTGACGCACATAAATGGATGAAATGACATTTGGCTAACCATTATGTCTTGTGTTTGATACTTTGTTTCCTTGAATGCTGAGTCAGAACTCAAAAGAACCAAGGCATGCGCCAATGCTCGGTTTCATCTCATGCATTTTTAAGATTTGTTTTCTGGAGATGTATTCCGAGATTATAACAAAAATATGGtgtatttttgtttgtttgttgaCTGACATTTTCCTTACTATGAATATCACTTCATATAAGAATGTATTGAGTTAATAATGTTACatcatttatttagtttttttaatgGTGTTTGGgaccttttgaaaattttgaggtCCATTATATCTATTTAAATAAATGCATTGACAGTGTATTTTTGAATGTTTTTAAAACTGGATGAAAGTTGATTATTGTGATGAAAGATATTAAGATATGGTGAGAGGGAATTTCTTGAGAAGGAGATAAATTGATTGAGACAGCAATATTTGattcatatccggagatggAAAACGTTTCTAGGAAAAAAAACAAGTATATCCCCATGCTCTGTGTTAGCTTACTTAATTTGTGTAGGAATGCTTGTGTTTGATGCAATTCTTTCTTTAAATGCCTTCTCTAGTTAAATAAAGTTATTTAGGATTTGCTAGTTGTCTTGACTGGTAATATGGGAGTTTCCGTAGTGACCTACATTGCTGGTGGGATGCCATTGTGAGTGGTGTATAAATGGGTACATTGAACTCTTGGAGTATCATGGTTTCGTCATTTTTGTGAAACAATGAACGATGCAGAGTCACAGTTCAACATATTTGCTTATTGTGCCAAGTCTAGTTTCTCCACCCTAGGGGCGTCGGATATGACCAGTTTTGGAACTAGCATTTTATCCTACCATTAATATAAGCTGCaatttataaaactcagtctgaaaatatgaatttgtTCAATGATTGATTTTCAGAGTGTGCAAGTAATGGGATCCTTCGATGGATGGAGTCAAGGTGAGCATCTATCGCCAGAGTACACTGATTCGTATACAACATTCTCAACTACTTTGTTGCTGAGACGTGGAAGGTACCATTGGGTCGACACGAATCTTTGATCAGGAAGTCATTTTATGCCTTGTTAATATATTTGTTATGTTGTGATTGTGAAGGTATGAAATCAAGTTCTTGGTAGATGGGGAATGGCAACTATCACCTGAATTTCCCACCGTCGGGGAGGGGTTAATGCAGAACAATTTACTGATAGTAGAATAGCTTCAATTCGTTGGTTTCTTTCATCCGAGTTTTTAAAGTTTTGTTGCCACACCTACTTTTTCTATTCTTTATATCCAATAATGGCCAAATAAAAGCCAACTAATAAAACACGCGTGGAACCAATTTGTATCTATTTGTTAATAATTCTATGTAGCTTCTCTTCTGAAAGTTATCTGTTGGATTCTTTGTAATATTTTACTTGTATTGAAATTGTCGGCGTATCGATCTATTTTTTTCCCTAGGATAATTGATGTTTGTGAATAATCTTGAATGCGTTTGCATGTATCAAAGTATATGTGCCCTTCTTACTCAATGTTCatagtaaaaattatttataattagtGTAAAATGAAAAGATTTTCGAATCTATCACGCCAAAGCTTTAGGCGTGAAATAACCAAAGTTTCATCTACGGAAACGGTGtgacttgaattttttttaaaaaaacctaaAGTGATGTCACGCCACAAACGTAGGCGTGACTTCAatgttaaaaattataatttgttatatatgtatatatatatatatataattttatatttttatttatttataattaattagatATAGGTATTTGGGTAAAGTCGGTTAAAACGGGTATTGAGAAAATTCGTCTCGTCATGAAAAAAAGACGggttgaattattgttttaacGATTAATTTTTTATAGTGATAAGATTTATATTATTCACAACTTTTATGTTTGATTGAttaatgttaaaaaaaattgtattgtTTATTTGTTTACAATGAATTCCCATGTCACATTGTTTTCATATGTAGGCTTTT
It encodes:
- the LOC140887621 gene encoding protein PTST, chloroplastic, with translation MGSSIIGSSVQQCLTRISMERTGKFEGNAIGWNAKKLKIFNCVSVGSVYRRPWKVFCTPVSLEEEFSALQSNQYAKDEESESEDLLEEALLETPTSEDLKALLLDSERSNLLKKLSEANQQNRFLKRQIQVSEDALVNFKSELAVMELEIQALIGLAQEIANYTIPDGSRKINGKYIQSHLLSRLEAVQEKMEEQIKDVDTAQLQEVPLFWSGMAESVQVMGSFDGWSQGEHLSPEYTDSYTTFSTTLLLRRGRYEIKFLVDGEWQLSPEFPTVGEGLMQNNLLIVE